In a genomic window of Glycine max cultivar Williams 82 chromosome 13, Glycine_max_v4.0, whole genome shotgun sequence:
- the LOC100795356 gene encoding protein CHROMATIN REMODELING 35 — MESSVDALASKRSRSSGFSPDPDRGKRQKLSNVVEHGNPFAVTDVLDRIEHGKYGSVTKDIEALFARRMKVLGPYLAKYPKLNQLIHAVIDRDEEILKSEDQQVTGLTHQNVIDLETPKLEVQQITGLTLQNVIDLEGENTEKDVHAAQIHGLIHIDSDEEDDGDKKSIVPYEASDEEDGRDKKIIVPYEASDEEDGRDKKIIVPYEASDEEDGRDKKIIVPYEASNEEDDRDKKSFVAFHEVVSPRLVAPSPASKTVEYHTPIPYHGETEDLKIETSISGKDNTRGDKGVYIGVQEVEDHQGDTADDDGLEDIWKEMSMAIECSKDTYVNPLPDEEVKEDEDCDHSFILKDDLGYVCRVCGIIDRGIETIFEFQYKAKRSTRTYASDSRNTKGKADAFGINVAEDDLIVTEISAHPRHMKQMKPHQVEGFNFLARNLVGDDPGGCILAHAPGSGKTFMIISFMQSFLGKYPNARPLVVLPKGILSTWKKEFQTWQVEDIPLYDFYTVKADSRSQQLEVLKQWVEHKSILFLGYKQFSSVVCDNGASSESLSCKKILLNVPSILILDEGHNPRNENTDMVQSLVEVHTRLKVVLSGTLYQNHVKEVFNILNLVRPKFLKMETSKPIVRRIRSRVHTPGVRSFYDLVENTLEKDTHFKTKVAVIQDLREMTSKVLHYYKGDFLDELPGLVDFTVVLNLSPRQKPEVEKLKRLSGNFKKSSVGSAVYLHPKLKPLAEKSEKGISDNMIDALIEKLDVRDGVKSKFFLNMLNLCESAGEKLLVFSQYLLPLKYLERLTMKWKGWSLKREIFVISGETSSEDREWSMERFNNSPDSKVFFGSIKACGEGISLVGASRIIILDVHLNPSVTRQAIGRAFRPGQKKKVFVYRLVSADSPEEEDHSTCFKKELISKMWFEWNEYCGDQAFEVEEVGVKECDDLFLESPLLGEDVKALYKR; from the exons ATGGAGTCCTCTGTTGATGCATTAGCTTCAAAACGCTCTCGTTCAAGTG GATTTTCCCCTGACCCTGACAGAGGCAAAAGACAGAAGTTATCAAATGTTGTGGAGCACGGGAATCCATTCGCAGTTACTGATGTTCTGGATCGTATAGAGCATGGAAAATATGGAAGTGTCACGAAGGATATAGAGGCCCTTTTTGCCCGAAGAATGAAGGTACTTGGACCTTACTTAGCAAAGTATCCCAAACTTAATCAATTGATCCATGCGGTAATCGACCGCGATGAAGAAATTCTTAAGTCAGAAGATCAACAAGTTACTGGTTTGACACATCAAAATGTCATAGATTTGGAAACTCCTAAGTTAGAAGTTCAACAGATTACTGGTTTGACACTTCAAAATGTCATAGATTTGGAGGGGGAAAACACTGAGAAGGATGTTCATGCAGCACAAATTCATGGTTTGATTCACATTGATTCAGATGAGGAAGATGATGGAGATAAAAAATCTATTGTTCCATATGAAGCTTCAGATGAGGAAGAtggtagagataaaaaaattattgttccaTATGAAGCTTCAGATGAGGAAGAtggtagagataaaaaaattattgttccaTATGAAGCTTCAGATGAGGAAGAtggtagagataaaaaaattattgttccaTATGAAGCTTCAAATGAGGAAGATGATAGAGACAAAAAATCTTTTGTTGCTTTTCATGAAGTTGTGTCGCCAAGACTAGTTGCACCATCTCCTGCGTCTAAGACGGTT GAGTACCACACTCCCATTCCTTACCATGGAGAAACTGAAGATCTAAAAATTGAGACAAGTATATCTGGAAAAGATAACACTAGGGGAGATAAAGGTGTTTATATTGGTGTACAGGAGGTAGAGGATCATCAGGGTGATACTGCAGATGATGATGGTCTAGAAGATATTTGGAAGGAGATGTCAATGGCAATAGAATGTTCCAAA GATACTTACGTGAATCCTCTGCCAGATGAAGAAGTAAAAGAAGATGAGGACTGTgatcattcttttattttaaaagatgatCTTGGCTATGTTTGTCGTGTTTGTGGCATTATTGACCGGGGAATTGAAACCATATTTGAGTTCCAGTACAAG GCTAAACGGAGCACAAGGACTTATGCATCTGATTCACGGAATACCAAAGGAAAAGCAGATGCATTTGGAATTAATGTTGCTGAAGATGATCTCATAGTAACTGAAATCTCAGCACATCCGAGACACATGAAACAGATGAAACCCCATCAAGTTGAAGGATTCAATTTTCTTGCTAGAAATCTTGTGGGTGACGATCCTGGTGGGTGCATCTTGGCCCATGCTCCTGGATCTGGGAAAACATTCATGATAATCAGTTTCATGCAAAGTTTTCTGGGAAAGTATCCTAATGCAAGACCCTTAGTGGTGCTTCCTAAGGGAATATTATCAACATGGAAAAAGGAGTTTCAAACATGGCAAGTGGAGGACATTCCTCTATATGACTTTTACACAGTGAAGGCAGATAGTAGAAGTCAACAACTGGAAGTGTTGAAGCAATGGGTGGAGCATAAGAGTATCCTTTTCTTAGGATACAAACAGTTCTCTTCTGTTGTCTGTGATAATGGGGCCAGCAGTGAATCTTTATCTTGCAAAAAGATTCTACTGAATGTTCCTTCAATTCTTATTTTAGATGAGGGGCACAATCCGAGGAATGAAAACACGGATATGGTACAGTCCCTTGTGGAAGTTCATACCCGTCTAAAAGTTGTACTGTCGGGAACACTTTACCAAAATCATGTCAAGGAGGTGTTTAACATCTTAAATCTTGTTCGGCCAAAATTTTTGAAGATGGAAACATCTAAGCCTATTGTGAGGCGCATTCGTAGTAGAGTTCACACACCGGGGGTGAGAAGCTTCTATGATTTagttgaaaacactttggagaaGGACACGCATTTTAAAACGAAAGTAGCTGTTATTCAAGATTTGCGAGAGATGACGAGCAAGGTACTTCACTATTATAAAGGAGATTTCCTTGATGAGCTtcctggtcttgttgattttaCTGTGGTGCTCAATCTTAGCCCTAGACAGAAGCCcgaagttgaaaaattaaaaaggttatCTGGAAATTTTAAGAAATCTTCTGTAGGCAGTGCTGTCTATTTGCACCCTAAATTGAAACCTTTAGctgaaaaaagtgaaaaaggtATATCTGATAACATGATTGATGCTCTGATAGAGAAATTGGATGTGAGAGATGGTGTGAAGTCCAAATTCTTTCTGAACATGCTAAATTTGTGTGAATCAGCTGGGGAGAAGCTTCTAGTTTTCAGTCAGTATCTGTTACCTTTGAAATATTTAGAAAGGTTAACTATGAAATGGAAAGGCTGGAGTCTAAAAAGAGAAATCTTTGTAATCTCTGGAGAAACAAGCTCTGAGGATCGAGAATGGTCAATGGAAAGATTTAACAACTCTCCTGATTCCAAAGTCTTCTTTGGCTCGATAAAGGCTTGTGGGGAGGGCATATCATTGGTCGGGGCATCCCGCATAATTATTTTGGATGTTCATCTCAATCCTTCTGTTACTCGCCAAGCTATTGGTCGAGCATTCAGACCAGGCCAGAAGAAGAAAGTCTTTGTGTATCGATTGGTATCTGCTGATTCTCCTGAAGAGGAAGATCACAGTACTTGTTTCAAGAaggaattaatttcaaaaatgtgGTTTGAATGGAACGAGTATTGTGGTGATCAAGCTTTTGAAGTTGAGGAAGTTGGGGTGAAAGAGTGTGATGATCTATTTCTTGAAAGTCCATTGTTAGGGGAGGATGTAAAAGCTTTGTATAAAAG GTGA